From Streptomyces sp. Edi4, one genomic window encodes:
- a CDS encoding lytic transglycosylase domain-containing protein produces MAALTASQAPGLLGTVPQRQEGAAAGSGVTPSEQPPSDGSYHTELPPLIPPQDSQSPQSPPPPQDSPGAAVSDPVWDQEGIPATVLAAYQQAQRALSRTVPGCHLPWQLLAALGKVESGHAGGGRVDAHGTTLTPILGPVLNGAGFAHIADTDHGTLDGDDHYDRAVGPMQFIPSTWATWAQDGNGDGRKDPNNVFDAALAAGVYLCADARNLAVPADLERAVLSYNHSADYLRTVLSWLDFYRRGTHTVPDGKGALPSTPGAGSAGQMDADHGRKQGGGIVIGPQPGGVRPSASVPTPPVGSPTSSLPPHPPSASPSGSASPSPSASPSSSEGPGQSPSPSPSESATNGPSPSGSPGGPACSSGPPSASATPDPSVPPSGPGCPSPTP; encoded by the coding sequence ATGGCCGCGCTCACTGCCTCGCAGGCCCCCGGCCTGCTGGGTACCGTGCCCCAGCGGCAGGAGGGAGCGGCTGCCGGATCCGGGGTCACGCCGAGCGAGCAACCGCCGTCCGACGGTTCCTACCACACGGAACTCCCGCCACTCATCCCGCCGCAGGACTCGCAGAGCCCGCAGTCCCCACCACCCCCGCAGGACTCTCCTGGGGCGGCGGTGTCCGATCCGGTGTGGGACCAGGAGGGCATCCCGGCCACCGTGCTCGCCGCCTACCAGCAGGCGCAGAGAGCGCTCTCACGCACGGTGCCGGGCTGTCATCTTCCCTGGCAACTGCTCGCGGCCCTGGGCAAGGTCGAGTCGGGGCACGCGGGCGGGGGGCGAGTCGACGCGCACGGCACCACCCTCACGCCGATCCTCGGACCGGTGCTGAACGGCGCGGGCTTCGCGCACATCGCCGACACCGATCACGGGACGCTGGACGGAGACGACCACTACGACCGTGCCGTGGGGCCCATGCAGTTCATCCCGTCCACTTGGGCCACCTGGGCTCAGGACGGCAATGGCGACGGAAGGAAGGACCCCAACAACGTCTTCGACGCGGCGCTCGCAGCCGGCGTGTATCTGTGCGCGGACGCCCGGAACCTGGCCGTCCCGGCCGACCTGGAGCGCGCGGTCCTGAGCTACAACCACTCCGCCGACTATCTGCGTACGGTCCTGTCGTGGCTGGACTTCTACCGCCGGGGCACCCATACCGTGCCGGACGGGAAGGGAGCGCTTCCCAGCACGCCGGGAGCCGGCAGCGCCGGGCAGATGGACGCCGACCACGGCCGTAAGCAGGGTGGCGGGATCGTGATCGGACCCCAGCCGGGAGGCGTGCGGCCCTCGGCCTCGGTGCCGACGCCGCCCGTGGGCAGCCCCACCTCCTCGCTTCCGCCGCATCCGCCCTCCGCGTCCCCCTCCGGCTCCGCTTCGCCGTCCCCCTCGGCTTCGCCTTCGTCGTCCGAGGGCCCCGGTCAGTCTCCGTCGCCCTCGCCCTCTGAGAGCGCGACCAACGGCCCCTCGCCGTCGGGGAGCCCCGGCGGGCCGGCCTGCTCCAGCGGGCCGCCCTCGGCCTCCGCGACGCCGGACCCGAGCGTTCCACCATCAGGCCCGGGCTGCCCGTCACCTACTCCCTGA
- a CDS encoding ATP-dependent DNA ligase → MDLPVMPPVKPMLAKSVAKIPPGMQYEAKWDGFRAIVHRDGADVVIGSRNGKPLTRYFPELAAALAQRLPERCVVDGEIVIAYQGRLDFDRLTERIHPAASRVRLLAEQTPASFVAFDLLALGDTALLDTPLTERRALLTEALRAVSAPVYLAPATTDIEVARRWFDQYEGAGLDGVVAKPLDLPYRPDARLMYKIKHERTADVVVAGYRHHKSGPVVGSLLLGLHDAEGALQHVGVCAAFPMKRRAELIEELAPLLMTDPVAEGHPWAAWAEEAAHEGARLPGATSRWTGKKDLSWVAVRPELVVEVAYDHMEGDRFRHTAQFRRWRPDRAPSSCTYAQLEEPVGYDLAEVLSPEVLTPGAGSPGAGSPEETTDGG, encoded by the coding sequence ATGGATCTCCCGGTGATGCCGCCCGTCAAGCCGATGCTCGCCAAGTCCGTGGCGAAGATTCCGCCCGGGATGCAGTACGAGGCGAAGTGGGACGGGTTCCGGGCGATCGTGCACCGGGACGGCGCCGACGTCGTCATCGGCAGTCGCAACGGCAAGCCTCTGACCCGCTACTTTCCCGAACTGGCGGCAGCCCTGGCGCAGCGGTTGCCCGAGCGCTGCGTGGTGGACGGTGAGATCGTCATCGCGTACCAGGGGCGCCTGGACTTCGACCGGCTCACCGAGCGCATCCACCCCGCCGCGTCCCGCGTGAGACTGCTCGCCGAGCAGACCCCGGCCAGTTTCGTCGCCTTCGACCTGCTGGCGCTCGGGGACACGGCGCTGCTCGACACACCTCTGACCGAGCGCCGGGCCCTGCTGACCGAGGCGTTGAGAGCGGTTTCAGCGCCGGTCTACCTGGCCCCGGCCACGACCGACATCGAGGTGGCGCGCCGCTGGTTCGACCAGTACGAGGGCGCGGGACTCGACGGCGTCGTCGCCAAACCGCTCGATCTGCCCTACCGGCCCGACGCCCGCCTCATGTACAAGATCAAACACGAGCGCACGGCGGATGTCGTGGTGGCCGGCTACCGCCATCACAAGAGCGGTCCGGTCGTCGGCTCGCTCCTGCTCGGCCTGCACGACGCCGAGGGCGCTCTGCAGCACGTCGGCGTGTGCGCCGCGTTCCCGATGAAGCGCCGAGCGGAACTGATCGAAGAACTCGCCCCGCTGCTCATGACCGATCCCGTGGCCGAGGGCCACCCGTGGGCCGCCTGGGCCGAGGAGGCCGCACACGAGGGCGCACGTCTGCCGGGTGCCACCAGCCGCTGGACCGGCAAGAAGGACCTGTCGTGGGTGGCGGTGCGGCCCGAGCTGGTGGTGGAGGTGGCGTACGACCACATGGAGGGAGACCGGTTCCGCCACACCGCGCAGTTCCGGCGCTGGCGTCCTGATCGCGCTCCCAGCAGCTGCACCTACGCCCAGTTGGAGGAGCCGGTCGGTTACGACCTCGCGGAGGTCCTGTCGCCGGAAGTCCTGACGCCGGGGGCCGGTTCGCCGGGGGCCGGTTCGCCGGAGGAGACGACGGACGGCGGGTGA
- the ligD gene encoding non-homologous end-joining DNA ligase, with protein sequence MGKGEAIELEVGGRTVRLSNPDKVYFPEPGYTKLDVARYYLAVADGITRAVRDRPTTLERYPDGVDGESFFQKRAPKNLPEWIPTARIEFPSGRHADEICPTEPAAVVWAAQLGCLTFHPWPVRREATDHPDELRIDLDPQPGTDFDDAVPVAHELRAFLGELGITGWPKTSGGRGIHVFVPIEPRWTFTEVRRCAIAIGRELERRMAGRVTTAWWKEERGERIFVDYNQTARDRTIASAYSVRPKPHAPVSAPLRWDELDDVHPTDFDLRSMPARYAELGDLHADMDDHAFGLEPLLELAERDERDHRLGDMPYPPDYPKMPGEPKRVQPSRAAKDPARSPAKDT encoded by the coding sequence ATGGGTAAGGGTGAGGCGATCGAGCTGGAGGTCGGCGGGCGGACCGTGCGGCTCTCGAATCCGGACAAGGTGTACTTTCCCGAGCCCGGCTACACCAAGCTGGACGTGGCGCGGTACTACCTGGCCGTCGCCGACGGCATCACCCGTGCTGTGCGCGACCGGCCCACCACGTTGGAGCGCTATCCCGACGGGGTCGACGGCGAGTCGTTCTTCCAGAAGCGGGCCCCCAAGAACCTCCCCGAATGGATTCCCACCGCCAGGATCGAGTTCCCGAGCGGACGGCACGCGGACGAGATCTGCCCCACCGAACCGGCCGCCGTTGTATGGGCCGCGCAGCTCGGGTGCCTGACGTTCCACCCGTGGCCGGTACGGCGCGAAGCCACCGACCACCCCGACGAACTCCGCATCGACCTGGACCCCCAGCCCGGGACCGACTTCGATGACGCCGTCCCCGTGGCTCACGAACTGCGGGCCTTTCTGGGGGAGTTGGGCATCACTGGCTGGCCGAAGACGTCCGGCGGGCGGGGCATCCACGTCTTCGTGCCCATCGAGCCGCGCTGGACGTTCACCGAGGTGCGCCGCTGCGCCATCGCCATCGGGCGTGAGCTGGAGCGCCGCATGGCGGGCCGGGTCACCACGGCCTGGTGGAAGGAGGAACGCGGCGAGCGGATTTTCGTGGACTACAACCAGACCGCGCGCGACCGCACCATCGCCTCCGCCTACTCGGTGCGCCCCAAGCCGCACGCCCCGGTCTCGGCGCCGCTGCGCTGGGACGAACTCGACGACGTGCACCCCACGGACTTCGACCTGCGGTCCATGCCCGCGCGCTACGCCGAACTCGGCGATCTGCACGCGGACATGGACGACCACGCCTTCGGACTTGAGCCGCTGCTGGAACTCGCGGAGCGGGACGAGCGCGACCATCGGCTCGGCGACATGCCGTACCCGCCGGACTATCCCAAGATGCCGGGGGAGCCCAAACGGGTGCAGCCGAGCCGCGCCGCCAAGGACCCCGCCAGGAGCCCCGCCAAGGACACCTGA
- a CDS encoding VOC family protein, whose translation MLTTRYVTGSPSWFDLGTPDMDAAAAFYTGVFGWSFQPGGPEVGGYGTFQAGGKTVAGGMAADPGQGEPAWKVYFQTSDIEATARSVGQAGGSVTAPPIDVMELGRSAFFRDPAGVGFAAWQPQRMNGMEAAGDPGTLGWVELYTPDVKAATEFYHAVFGWETSEVPFPGGTYTTVNPATAGPDSMFGGMVPLDNDAVEAEAGAYWMPYIEVDDADATAARARELGGTVRMAPMDVAGVGRLGRIADPFGARIAFVTSSAAS comes from the coding sequence ATGCTCACCACCCGTTATGTCACGGGCTCTCCCAGCTGGTTCGATCTCGGCACACCGGACATGGACGCAGCGGCGGCCTTCTACACGGGCGTGTTCGGCTGGAGTTTTCAGCCTGGCGGGCCTGAGGTCGGCGGGTACGGCACGTTCCAGGCCGGGGGCAAGACCGTCGCGGGCGGCATGGCGGCCGACCCCGGGCAGGGCGAGCCCGCCTGGAAGGTGTACTTCCAGACCTCGGACATCGAAGCCACGGCCCGATCCGTCGGGCAGGCCGGGGGTAGCGTCACCGCGCCGCCCATCGACGTCATGGAGCTCGGCCGCAGCGCTTTCTTCCGGGACCCGGCGGGCGTCGGCTTCGCGGCCTGGCAGCCGCAGCGGATGAACGGCATGGAGGCGGCCGGCGACCCCGGCACTCTGGGCTGGGTCGAGCTGTATACCCCGGACGTCAAGGCGGCCACCGAGTTCTACCACGCGGTGTTCGGCTGGGAGACCTCCGAGGTGCCTTTCCCCGGCGGCACCTATACGACCGTCAACCCCGCCACCGCCGGGCCGGATTCCATGTTCGGCGGCATGGTTCCGTTGGACAACGACGCGGTGGAGGCCGAGGCGGGCGCCTACTGGATGCCGTACATCGAGGTGGACGACGCCGACGCGACGGCTGCCAGGGCGCGGGAACTCGGCGGCACCGTCCGCATGGCCCCCATGGACGTGGCGGGGGTGGGGCGGCTGGGCAGGATCGCCGATCCGTTCGGTGCGCGCATCGCCTTCGTCACGAGTTCGGCGGCGTCCTGA
- a CDS encoding WhiB family transcriptional regulator → MLNKTIDTGTELAWQENALCAQAGPEFFFPAPGSSTREAKQLCGACEQRKACLEYALANDERFGVWGGLSERERLDLQRARQR, encoded by the coding sequence ATGCTGAACAAGACCATCGACACCGGCACGGAACTCGCCTGGCAGGAGAACGCGTTGTGCGCGCAGGCCGGGCCCGAGTTCTTCTTCCCGGCACCGGGCAGTTCGACGCGCGAGGCCAAACAGCTCTGCGGTGCCTGCGAGCAGCGCAAAGCCTGCCTCGAGTACGCTCTGGCCAACGACGAACGGTTCGGAGTGTGGGGCGGCCTCTCCGAGCGGGAACGGCTCGACCTGCAACGCGCCCGGCAGCGCTGA
- a CDS encoding acyl-ACP desaturase, translating to MTITSPHLGSSDAWTDARLLFALEEVVEKELNRHLKVAKDWMPHDYVPWSDARNFPGLFEDGEAWDPQQSKVTDIGKIALVVNLLTEDNLPSYHHEIASLFGRDGAWGTWVHRWTAEEGRHGIVMRDYLLASRAVDPDKLEQFRMAHMSEGFESDNRHSMLHSVAYVAFQELATRVSHRNTGHQSGDPVCDRMLARIATDENLHMVFYRNLLGAAFEIAPDLTMQSVRDVVVNFRMPGHGMPGFERAAAQMAIGEIYNMRIHHDDVLQPVLRHLRVLEIDGLGPEGLKAQEELGMYMGGLDSEAAKFDEKLAARKARMAARR from the coding sequence GTGACGATCACTTCTCCCCACCTCGGCAGTTCGGACGCGTGGACTGACGCCCGGCTGCTGTTCGCGCTGGAAGAGGTAGTCGAAAAGGAGCTCAACCGGCACCTCAAGGTCGCCAAGGACTGGATGCCGCACGACTACGTGCCCTGGTCCGACGCCCGTAACTTCCCCGGCCTCTTCGAGGACGGCGAGGCCTGGGACCCGCAGCAGTCCAAGGTCACCGACATAGGAAAGATCGCCCTGGTGGTCAACCTGCTCACCGAGGACAATCTGCCGAGCTACCACCACGAGATCGCCTCGCTGTTCGGCCGCGACGGCGCGTGGGGCACGTGGGTTCACCGCTGGACCGCCGAGGAGGGCCGGCACGGCATCGTGATGCGCGACTACCTGCTCGCCTCGCGCGCGGTGGATCCGGACAAGCTGGAGCAGTTCCGGATGGCGCACATGAGCGAGGGCTTCGAGTCCGACAACCGGCACTCGATGCTGCACTCGGTCGCCTACGTCGCCTTCCAGGAGCTCGCGACGCGCGTCTCGCACCGCAACACCGGCCATCAGTCGGGCGACCCGGTCTGCGACCGGATGCTGGCGCGCATCGCGACCGACGAGAACCTGCACATGGTCTTCTACCGCAATCTGCTCGGAGCGGCCTTCGAGATCGCCCCGGATCTGACGATGCAGTCGGTGCGGGACGTCGTCGTGAACTTCCGGATGCCCGGTCACGGCATGCCCGGTTTCGAGCGGGCGGCGGCGCAGATGGCGATCGGCGAGATCTACAACATGCGCATCCACCACGACGACGTCCTTCAGCCGGTGCTGCGCCACCTCAGGGTCCTGGAGATCGACGGGCTCGGCCCCGAGGGCCTGAAGGCTCAGGAAGAGCTCGGCATGTACATGGGTGGGCTGGACTCCGAGGCGGCCAAGTTCGACGAGAAGCTGGCCGCACGCAAGGCGCGGATGGCGGCTCGTCGCTGA
- a CDS encoding ABC-F family ATP-binding cassette domain-containing protein, with amino-acid sequence MSSSPLQISSPALSFAWPDGTPVFEDLQLAVGPGRTGLVGLNGSGKSTLLKLVAGSLTPSSGSIRTAGEVGYLPQNLVLDTTSRVDEALGIDAVRAALHAIEGGDADERHFETVGDAWDVEERARAALDQLGLGAIGLDRTIGELSGGESVLLRLAALLLKRPDVLLLDEPTNNLDLPARRRLYDAVDSWNGVLLVVSHDRELLDRVDRIADLREGQLAWYGGNFTAYEEALRAEQEAAERMVRVAEADVQRQKRELTEAQVKLARRQRYGQQSYDNKVVPRIVANNRRREAQVSAGKHRVLQTERLDQARERLGHAAEAVRDDEEIRIELPLTTVHPGRRVLTLRDLRLAYGARVEGELDVRGPERIALVGRNGAGKTTLLRTLAGQLEPVAGEAEVHVPLRFLPQRLDVLDDAASVVENVARHAPGATDNAIRARLARFLFKGARAERPAGTLSGGERFRATLAALLLAEPAPRLLMLDEPTNNLDMASVSALKAALEAYEGALVVASHDVPFLESIGVTRWLLLDGKLTDTTAEAVRDGLAVR; translated from the coding sequence ATGTCATCTTCCCCCCTCCAGATCAGCTCCCCCGCGCTGTCCTTCGCGTGGCCAGACGGCACGCCCGTCTTCGAGGACCTCCAGCTCGCCGTCGGTCCCGGCCGCACCGGCCTCGTCGGCCTCAACGGGTCAGGAAAGTCAACCCTGTTGAAGCTCGTCGCGGGCTCCCTGACCCCGAGCTCGGGGTCGATCAGGACGGCGGGCGAGGTCGGATACCTGCCGCAGAACCTGGTCCTGGACACCACCTCACGGGTGGACGAGGCCCTGGGCATCGACGCGGTACGCGCCGCGCTGCACGCCATCGAGGGCGGCGACGCGGACGAGCGGCACTTCGAGACGGTGGGCGACGCCTGGGACGTCGAGGAGCGCGCCCGGGCCGCACTCGACCAGCTCGGTCTCGGCGCCATCGGCCTGGACCGCACGATCGGCGAACTCTCGGGCGGCGAGTCGGTGCTGCTGCGCCTGGCCGCACTGCTGCTGAAGCGCCCCGATGTCCTGCTGCTCGACGAGCCGACGAACAATCTGGACCTGCCCGCCCGGCGACGCCTGTACGACGCCGTCGACTCCTGGAACGGGGTGCTCCTCGTGGTCAGCCACGACCGGGAGCTCCTGGACCGGGTGGACCGCATCGCCGACCTGCGCGAGGGGCAACTCGCATGGTACGGCGGCAACTTCACGGCGTACGAGGAGGCACTGCGGGCCGAACAGGAGGCGGCCGAACGGATGGTGCGAGTGGCTGAGGCCGATGTCCAGCGCCAAAAGCGTGAACTGACCGAAGCACAGGTCAAACTGGCGCGGCGTCAGCGCTATGGCCAGCAGAGCTACGACAACAAGGTGGTGCCGCGGATCGTCGCCAACAACCGCCGGCGCGAGGCGCAGGTGTCGGCGGGCAAACACCGCGTCCTGCAGACCGAACGCCTCGACCAGGCGCGCGAACGCCTCGGCCATGCGGCGGAGGCCGTACGTGACGACGAGGAGATCCGGATCGAGTTGCCGCTCACCACGGTGCACCCGGGCCGCAGGGTCCTGACCCTGAGGGACCTTCGTCTTGCCTACGGGGCGCGAGTGGAGGGCGAACTCGATGTGCGCGGCCCCGAGCGGATCGCGCTGGTCGGGCGGAACGGAGCGGGCAAGACCACGTTGCTCAGAACGCTCGCCGGACAGCTGGAGCCGGTGGCAGGCGAGGCGGAGGTCCATGTGCCGCTGCGCTTCCTGCCCCAGCGTCTGGACGTACTCGACGACGCTGCGAGCGTGGTGGAGAACGTGGCCCGCCATGCCCCCGGAGCCACCGACAACGCGATCCGGGCGCGGCTGGCCCGGTTCTTGTTCAAGGGGGCGCGGGCGGAACGGCCGGCGGGGACCCTCTCGGGCGGAGAGCGCTTTCGGGCCACGCTCGCCGCGCTACTCCTGGCGGAGCCCGCGCCCCGGCTGCTGATGCTGGACGAGCCGACCAACAACCTGGACATGGCCAGTGTGAGCGCTCTCAAGGCCGCGCTCGAAGCCTATGAGGGCGCGCTCGTCGTGGCGAGCCACGACGTGCCGTTCCTGGAGTCGATCGGCGTAACCCGCTGGCTGCTGCTCGACGGGAAACTCACCGACACGACGGCGGAAGCGGTCAGGGACGGTCTGGCGGTGCGCTGA
- a CDS encoding SsgA family sporulation/cell division regulator, with protein sequence MSTVIEQPVQVRLIASAPRMETVPATLRYDPDDPFAVRMAFPAPATLEGTDVSWEFARELLEAGVDTPSGVGDVRVRPYGYDRTVLEFHAREGVAMVHIRTSEVRRFLQRAQLLVPAGREHQYLDLDKDLAVLLRDAC encoded by the coding sequence TTGTCCACCGTCATCGAGCAGCCCGTCCAGGTACGCCTGATCGCGTCCGCGCCCCGCATGGAGACCGTGCCCGCGACACTGCGCTACGACCCCGATGATCCCTTCGCCGTGCGGATGGCCTTCCCGGCGCCTGCCACCCTGGAAGGCACCGACGTCTCCTGGGAGTTCGCCCGCGAACTGCTCGAAGCGGGCGTCGACACCCCCTCGGGGGTCGGCGACGTACGGGTGCGCCCCTACGGTTACGACCGCACCGTCCTGGAGTTCCACGCCCGTGAGGGCGTCGCCATGGTGCACATCCGCACTTCCGAGGTCCGCCGCTTCCTCCAGCGCGCCCAGCTCCTGGTGCCGGCCGGCCGTGAGCACCAGTACCTCGATCTGGACAAGGACTTGGCCGTCCTGCTGCGCGACGCCTGCTGA
- a CDS encoding oxidoreductase produces MRSMGKTRRMLSAGAGALALAAALAVPAQAHEHRTPGWQMKDTASDARFRGLAAVSRSTAWVAGTKGTVLRTLDGGRTWKNVSPPGAAGLEFRDVEAFDARRAVVLAIGEGEASRVYRTEDGGVTWSESFRNTDPKAFYDCLTFFDPRHGLAMSDPVDGKYRILSTADGGRSWKVLPSRGMPAAEPGEAGFAASGQCLVASGPRDVWLATGGGATGRVLHSGDRGLTWTAAEAGIDAGDPARGVFGLAFRDRTHGIAVGGDYRAGQPSPRAAAVTGDGGRHWDPAATPVAGYRSGVAWLPHTRASALAVGPTGTDVTRDGGRTWTTVDTGSYDTADCAHDGGCWAAGEQGRVARLTD; encoded by the coding sequence ATGAGGTCCATGGGGAAGACGCGACGCATGCTGTCGGCGGGGGCGGGCGCGCTGGCGCTCGCGGCCGCGCTGGCGGTGCCGGCCCAGGCGCACGAACACCGCACGCCCGGCTGGCAGATGAAGGACACCGCGAGTGACGCCCGCTTCCGGGGGCTCGCCGCCGTCAGCCGGTCCACCGCCTGGGTGGCCGGGACCAAGGGCACGGTCCTGCGGACCCTGGACGGCGGCCGCACCTGGAAGAACGTCTCCCCGCCCGGCGCGGCCGGTCTCGAATTCCGCGACGTCGAGGCGTTCGACGCCCGGCGCGCCGTGGTGCTGGCCATCGGCGAGGGCGAGGCGTCCCGGGTCTATCGCACCGAGGACGGCGGAGTCACCTGGAGCGAATCGTTTCGCAACACCGACCCGAAGGCGTTCTACGACTGCCTGACGTTCTTCGACCCCCGGCACGGCCTGGCGATGAGCGACCCCGTCGACGGCAAGTACCGCATCCTGTCCACCGCGGACGGCGGCCGATCCTGGAAGGTCCTGCCAAGCCGCGGGATGCCGGCCGCCGAGCCCGGCGAGGCGGGCTTCGCCGCGAGTGGCCAGTGTCTGGTGGCCTCCGGACCGAGGGACGTGTGGCTGGCCACGGGAGGCGGCGCCACCGGACGCGTGCTGCACTCCGGCGACCGGGGTCTGACCTGGACCGCGGCGGAGGCGGGCATCGACGCGGGCGACCCGGCCCGTGGGGTGTTCGGGCTCGCCTTCCGCGATCGTACGCACGGTATCGCGGTCGGTGGCGACTACCGGGCGGGACAGCCGTCACCGAGGGCCGCGGCGGTCACCGGGGACGGCGGCCGGCACTGGGACCCGGCGGCAACGCCCGTGGCCGGCTACCGCTCGGGCGTCGCCTGGCTCCCGCACACCCGGGCGTCCGCGCTCGCCGTCGGACCGACCGGCACCGACGTGACCCGCGACGGCGGCCGCACCTGGACCACGGTGGACACCGGTTCGTACGACACGGCCGACTGCGCCCACGACGGCGGCTGCTGGGCCGCCGGCGAGCAGGGCCGGGTGGCGCGGCTCACGGACTAG
- a CDS encoding YciI family protein — MFILELTYTAPLDRVDALLDAHVTWLNGHYEAGVFIASGRKEPRDGGIILAVGDDRAAMERLVADDPFLVNGVCAYTITEFIATKVAPELASYQQTLPV; from the coding sequence ATGTTCATACTCGAGCTGACCTACACCGCCCCTCTGGACCGCGTCGACGCGCTGCTCGACGCCCATGTCACCTGGCTCAACGGCCATTACGAGGCCGGCGTCTTCATCGCGTCGGGCCGAAAGGAGCCGCGCGACGGCGGGATCATCCTGGCTGTGGGCGACGACCGCGCCGCCATGGAACGGCTCGTCGCCGACGACCCCTTCCTCGTCAACGGCGTATGCGCTTACACGATCACCGAGTTCATCGCGACCAAGGTCGCCCCCGAACTCGCCTCGTACCAGCAGACGTTGCCCGTCTAG
- a CDS encoding endonuclease V encodes MEIITGIPQGWPGDEAAALAVQDELRGRVVRDEPGPPPGTGLVTGVDVAYDDERDLVVAAAVVLDAATHEVVEEATAVGRVAFPYVPGLLAFREIPTVLAALDRLRSGPGTVVCDGYGLAHPRRFGLASHLGVLTGLPVIGVAKNPFTFTYEPPGPRRGESSPLLADDGAEVGRALRTQDATKPVFVSVGHRISLDGACAHTLELARRYRLPESTRRADSLCRRALKEAQQALTQPWLGVR; translated from the coding sequence ATGGAGATCATCACGGGGATTCCGCAGGGCTGGCCGGGCGATGAGGCGGCCGCGCTCGCCGTGCAGGACGAGCTGCGCGGTCGCGTCGTACGGGACGAGCCGGGGCCTCCGCCGGGCACCGGGCTCGTCACCGGCGTCGACGTGGCCTACGACGACGAGCGCGACCTGGTCGTGGCGGCCGCCGTGGTGCTGGACGCCGCGACCCACGAGGTCGTCGAGGAGGCGACCGCGGTGGGCCGTGTGGCCTTCCCCTATGTTCCCGGCCTGCTCGCCTTCCGGGAGATCCCCACCGTGCTCGCCGCGCTCGATCGGCTCCGCTCGGGTCCGGGGACGGTCGTGTGCGACGGGTACGGGCTCGCACATCCGCGCCGCTTCGGCCTCGCGAGCCACCTGGGCGTCCTCACCGGGCTGCCCGTCATCGGGGTGGCCAAGAACCCGTTCACGTTCACCTACGAGCCGCCGGGGCCGCGCCGCGGCGAGAGCTCACCGCTGCTGGCCGACGACGGCGCCGAGGTAGGCCGCGCCCTGCGTACCCAGGACGCCACCAAACCCGTCTTCGTGTCGGTCGGTCACCGGATCAGCCTGGACGGCGCGTGCGCCCACACCCTCGAACTGGCCCGCCGCTACCGCCTCCCCGAGTCCACCCGGCGCGCCGACTCGCTGTGCCGCCGGGCTCTCAAGGAAGCCCAACAAGCTTTGACGCAGCCCTGGTTGGGCGTCCGGTGA